The following proteins are encoded in a genomic region of Chloroflexota bacterium:
- a CDS encoding amidohydrolase, with product MVQTLPRSENRSKTRPALIDGDFHNEMNSIKDLYPYLSKGWQTHIETHGLRGPAGGTYPRFMDHREDARPPSGRVSGSEVGWSAKDYLDPYNVAHAITIPLTPAGRQLNFELDAALATAVNDWQINEWLNPEPRLRASIAISIENPVAAVAEIERVAHDKRFVQVQFMGRTQEPMGRRKYWPIYEAAAKHGLHLMSHAFGSYGNPITGAGWGSFYLEDHVSPAQAAQAQVASLILEGVFDAFPTLKFVSVENGFGWVPSLMWRMDSAWSLLKSEVPHIKRKPSEYFPDHLYLTTQPVEEPHKPQQFVELMEHFGPMVNNVLFASDYPHWDSDDPDFALPTILSEEIRAKIHFENGRRLYGL from the coding sequence GGCGACTTCCACAACGAGATGAACTCGATCAAGGATCTGTACCCGTATCTCTCGAAGGGGTGGCAGACCCACATCGAGACCCATGGCCTGCGCGGGCCGGCTGGCGGCACCTACCCGCGCTTCATGGATCACCGCGAGGACGCCCGGCCGCCGTCGGGCCGCGTCTCCGGCTCCGAGGTCGGCTGGTCCGCCAAGGACTACCTCGACCCGTACAACGTCGCCCATGCGATCACCATCCCGCTGACGCCGGCTGGCCGCCAGCTCAACTTCGAGCTGGATGCCGCGCTCGCCACGGCCGTCAACGACTGGCAGATCAACGAGTGGCTCAACCCCGAGCCGCGCCTGCGGGCGTCCATCGCCATCTCGATCGAGAACCCGGTGGCGGCCGTGGCCGAGATCGAGCGCGTCGCCCATGACAAGCGGTTCGTGCAGGTCCAGTTCATGGGCCGCACCCAGGAGCCAATGGGCCGCCGCAAGTACTGGCCGATCTACGAGGCGGCGGCGAAGCACGGGCTGCACCTCATGTCGCACGCCTTCGGCTCGTACGGCAACCCGATCACCGGAGCAGGCTGGGGCTCCTTCTACCTGGAGGATCACGTCAGCCCGGCCCAGGCGGCCCAGGCACAGGTCGCCAGCCTGATCCTCGAAGGCGTGTTCGACGCCTTCCCGACGCTCAAGTTTGTGTCCGTCGAGAACGGCTTCGGCTGGGTGCCCTCGCTGATGTGGCGGATGGACTCGGCCTGGTCGCTGCTCAAGAGCGAGGTTCCCCACATCAAGCGGAAGCCGTCCGAGTACTTCCCGGACCACCTCTATCTGACGACGCAGCCCGTCGAGGAGCCGCACAAGCCCCAGCAGTTCGTCGAGCTGATGGAGCACTTCGGGCCGATGGTGAACAACGTCCTGTTCGCCAGCGACTACCCGCACTGGGACTCGGACGATCCGGATTTCGCCCTCCCGACGATCCTGTCGGAGGAGATCCGGGCCAAGATTCACTTCGAGAACGGCCGACGGCTGTACGGCCTGTAG